AGCGCCACTTTGTCTTGCTTCCCGGCCCGAAGGATGGGCCACTCAAGTGGCTTCAGTCATTGGACTCGCCCGAATTGGCTTTTCTCGTGCTGGACCCGCGGGTCATTGTGCCGGACTACAAGATATCCCTCAGCCCTCCGGAACTGGCCGAACTCGAGGCAGCCAGTGTCGAGGAATTGGACATCTACACGCTGCTGGTGGTTCCGGACGACCCGTCGCAGGTGCGCACGAACCTGCGCGCCCCGGTCCTCGTCAACCCCAAACGCCGTCTGGCGCGACAAACCGTGCTGGACCGCGGCGATTACCCGATTCAGTTCTTCCTTGCGCAGGCGAAACAAGGGACGGAAGCCCGGGAGAAGAGCCATGCTCGTGCTGACGCGTAAGGAAAACGAGAGCATCATGATCGGCAACGATGTCGAGATCAAGGTCCTCGACCTGAAGGACAACCAGGTCAAACTGGGCATCGTGGCGCCGCGTTCGCTCGCCGTGCACCGGCGCGAGGTCTATCTCGCCATCCAGGCGGAGAACGCGCAGGCGGCCAGTGCGCCCCACATAGATGCCGTCTCGGGGCTCATCCCGTAGCAGGCGCAGGAGTCTTCACATGGACGTGATCGTGGATGGAGAACGCAATTTCAGCTTCACCGGAGAACCGGAAGACGGGCTTAGCGCGGTTATTGCGGTTGAAGCGTGGCTGCGCGAACGGGGCCGCGCTCTGCTCAGCGTACAGGTGGACGGCAAAGCCATGCAGCCCGACACGCTTGTTGCTCACCTTGAGGGAAAACCGCTCCGCGCTCTAAAAACGCTTGAGGTCTGCTCCGCGCCTTTCACCGAACTCGTCGACCGCTGTCTTGAAGAACTGGCCGGCGCGCTGCCGAACTTGCCCGAAGCGTGCCAGCACCTCGCGGAAGTGTTTCACGGCGAGAGCCCGGACGACGGGTTCGAGCCCTTTGAAGAACTCGCGGCCATTTGGGGTCATATCAAGACACGCGAACTGCTCATCGCGAGCGCGTTGCGGCTCGACCTGGACGCCTTGTCGGTCGACGGCGCGTCGCTCAAGTCGCTCCACGACGACCTCAACGCCCAGTTGCAGGAGGCCGCGGAAGCTCTCAAGAACGGCGACTGCATTCTGTTGGGCGACCTGCTCGAGTATGAACTGGCGCCGCGCGCTGAGCGCGAAGAGCGCATCGTCGGGCTGCTCCGCGAGTCGCGCTCCGCGCGCGACTGATATGAATGCGCCTCGCGTCCTGACCTTCAACTTTCATGAACCCTATCTCTGCCTGATGGCCAAGACCGGGCTCACGCTGCATGTCGGCCAGTATGAGGGCGGCGTGCTCGCGCGCCCCTGGTTCACCCACTACCGGCCCGTGCCCTCCAATATCGTGCTGGCGCCGGAGCGCGAATGGCGCGCCGGCCTCATGACCGGCCGCTACGACGTCGTCATCGCCCATAACGAGAACAACGCCCTCGACGTGCTCAAGGCGCCCGCACGCAAGCTGCTCGTCTGCCACAACCGCCGCACCTTCCTCGCCACAACGGCAAAGACGGAGCGCGGCAATCCCGTCGAATCGTTTCGCGACCTCATCGCCTGTCTGCGCGAGACCTTCGAATTCATCTTCATTTCGGAATCCAAGCGCGACGACTACGGCGTTCCCGGGCGGGTCATCCTGCCCGGCGTCGACCTCGACGAGTATGGCGGCTACACGGGCGACGACGCCCGCGTGCTTCGCGCCGGCAACATGATGCGCGAACGCGATCTCATGTTCGACGTCGCCTTTCAGGAAAAGGTTGTGGCGGGTCTGCCCAACCTCGTCGTCGGCGAGAATCCCGGGATAACCGGCTCCAGACCGGCGCAGTCTTTCGAGGAACTGCGCGACCGCTACCGGCGGCTCCGGTGCCTGCTGCACGTCACACGGGAAGCCTACGAAGACGGGTATAACCTCGTCATGCTCGAAGCCATGGCCACGGGCATGCCCGTCGTCGCGCTTGCCAACCCCACGTCGCCGCTTACGGATGGCGTGGATGGCTTTGTTTCCTGCGAGCCCGACGTGTTGCGCGGCCGCGTCGAATCGCTCCTGCGCGACCAGGCCCTCGCTCGTGAAATCGGCGCGCGCGGCCGCGAAACCGTCGCGCGCAAGTTTCCGGTCACGGCGTTCGTCGAGAGCTGGCGCGCGGCCATTCTTGAGGCCGCGGACCATTCCACGCAGCGGTTCGGGGGCATTCCGGCGCCGCGCACTCCGGCGCGGCCGCTCAACATTCTCCTGCACTACATGGCATCACCCATCACGACGGGCCGCTACTTCGAGGAAGCGTTGCGCGCGCAACATCAGGTGCTCACCGCGGGCTTCCGCGTACCCGAAGACGTGCTGGCCCACTGGGGTTTCCCAATGCCTGCGCCGCCGTATCCGCCGCACCTTATCGATTTGCCGCTCGGCGCGGCGTGGCAGGACATCGCCGCAGCGCTGCCGCCCGGCTTCGAGCCCGGCCTGTATTTCTGGATTGATTCCGGCCCAAAGGAGGTTCCCGCGGGCATCGAGTCACTGGACGTGCCGAAAGTGGCGTATCTGATCGATTCCCATGTCGCGCCCGAACTGCGACTTGAAATGGCCCGCCACTTCGATTGTGTCTTCCTCGCCCAGCGCGCTCAGATCGACGCGTTCCGCGACGCGGGCATTCGTCACGTCTATTGGTCGCCCCTCGCGTGCAGCCCAGCATTGCACCAGGTTCCGCCGCGCAAGCGCACGCTCGATTTCGCCTATGTCGGCAGCTTCAGCACGGAAGAAGACGCGCGGCGCGCGCGCCTGCTTGAATCCGCGCGCGCGCGCTTTCCCCGCTCCTTCGTTGGCAAGGCCTGGCCCGCCGACATGGCCCGGATCTACAGCGGCGCGAAGATCGTCGTCAACGCGTGCGTCCATCGCGACGTCAACATGCGCGTATTCGAAGCCATGGCCTCCGGCGCCCTGCTCATCACCGACGAAGCCGACGGACTCGAGGACCTCTTCGAGGACGGGAAACACTTCGTCCTCTACTCCAACGACGCGGAACTGCCGGACCTCATCGCCTATTATCTGGATCACGAAGCGGAGCGCTCGCAAATCGGGGAAGCCGGGCGTCAACGCGTCCTGCAGGAGCACACGTATGCGCAGCGCGCCGCGGAAATTCTCGAAACCACGCGCACGTTCGCGGGCGTGAGCGGCCGCGGCGGCGCCGCATCCTCGGAAGTGGGCGCATACTACGAGTGCCCGCGGCCGGAACTGCTCCCGTTCATCCCGCTGCAGGCGCGGCGCGTCCTGGACGTCGGCTGCGGCGCGGGCGCGTTCGGCTGGCTGCTCAAGCGGCAGCGCCGCAACGTGGAAGTGACCGGACTCGAGATTGTCGAGCGGGCCGCGGCACAGGCGCGGCGCGTCCTGGACCACGTGCTCACCGGCAGTATCGAGACCATGGACCTTCCCTTCCCGGACGGGCATTTCGACTGCATCGTTTGCGCGGACGTGCTCGAGCATCTCGTGGAGCCGGCGCAGGCAATCAGGAAACTCGCGCGCGTGCTCGCCCCCGACGGACTCATCGTCATCAGCATCCCGAACGTCCGGTACCACGCGGTGCTGGAGAGCCTCTCCCTTGGACGCTGGCAGTACACGGACCGGGGCATTCTCGACCGCACGCACCTGCGCTTTTTCACGCGTCCGGAGCTCGAGGCGCTTATCCGCGACGCGGGATTGGACCTCTGCGAACTGGCGCCCCTTTCCACGGCGAACGAGGACGCGGCGCCACGCCGGGAAGACGGATCGGTGCGCCTTGGCAAGATCACAATCGCGGGTGTAGACGATGCGGACTACACCGCGCTGCGCGTATATCAATACCGGGTGCTGGCGGGCCATCCCGGCGCGGACCGGCTGGCCTGTGCGCGGCTCGCGCTCGAAAACGGCCATGCGGAGGCCGCCGTTACGCTTGCCCTGCACGCGGTGGGCGTGGATGAATGCGAACGCCGCCGCATCGCCGCGAAGGCGCACGTCCGTCTCGGTCAGCTGAGACAGGCCGAGACGCTGCTGCGCGAGGCACTGGCTCTGCGTCCCGAAAGCGACGAAGTGCAAAGCGAACTGGGCACCCTGCTTCTGGGCATGAACCGCGTCGACGCCGCACGCCCCCTGCTCGAACGGGCCGTAGCCGCGAACCCCGAAAACGGCCGCGCGCTCGGCGCGCTCGGTCTCGTCAACGTCGCGGAACATCGGGCGGAATCCGCCTATGAATATCTCAAGAAGGCGCTCGAAACCGGCTATGAGCATCTTCCCCTGTTCAAGCATTTCATGCCTCTGGCCGAAGATCTCGACCGGGTCGAAGACGCGCTGCCCGTGCTGGAACGCTTCGCCGATTTCTACTCCGGCAATAGCGAATTGGCCTGTGCCTGCGCCGCGTGGCGGCTGCGGGCAGGCGATGCCGCCGGCGCGCGGGACCGCTTGGAGACCTTGCTCCTGTTCGAGCCGGAAAACCCGCGCGCGCAGGAGCTGTTGCGGCAAATCGAAAACCTGGGGAGCGACTGAGCATGCGGCCCAGCGATGCATGGCGCACGGAACTGCGCGGCCAACCCGCCCGCGATGACGTCCAGATACTGGACTCCCGCACGGGCAAG
This genomic window from Candidatus Hydrogenedentota bacterium contains:
- the csrA gene encoding carbon storage regulator CsrA → MLVLTRKENESIMIGNDVEIKVLDLKDNQVKLGIVAPRSLAVHRREVYLAIQAENAQAASAPHIDAVSGLIP
- a CDS encoding flagellar assembly protein FliW — protein: MILQTTRFGEVRVEPDAIITFAQPIIGFALQRHFVLLPGPKDGPLKWLQSLDSPELAFLVLDPRVIVPDYKISLSPPELAELEAASVEELDIYTLLVVPDDPSQVRTNLRAPVLVNPKRRLARQTVLDRGDYPIQFFLAQAKQGTEAREKSHARADA
- a CDS encoding glycosyltransferase is translated as MNAPRVLTFNFHEPYLCLMAKTGLTLHVGQYEGGVLARPWFTHYRPVPSNIVLAPEREWRAGLMTGRYDVVIAHNENNALDVLKAPARKLLVCHNRRTFLATTAKTERGNPVESFRDLIACLRETFEFIFISESKRDDYGVPGRVILPGVDLDEYGGYTGDDARVLRAGNMMRERDLMFDVAFQEKVVAGLPNLVVGENPGITGSRPAQSFEELRDRYRRLRCLLHVTREAYEDGYNLVMLEAMATGMPVVALANPTSPLTDGVDGFVSCEPDVLRGRVESLLRDQALAREIGARGRETVARKFPVTAFVESWRAAILEAADHSTQRFGGIPAPRTPARPLNILLHYMASPITTGRYFEEALRAQHQVLTAGFRVPEDVLAHWGFPMPAPPYPPHLIDLPLGAAWQDIAAALPPGFEPGLYFWIDSGPKEVPAGIESLDVPKVAYLIDSHVAPELRLEMARHFDCVFLAQRAQIDAFRDAGIRHVYWSPLACSPALHQVPPRKRTLDFAYVGSFSTEEDARRARLLESARARFPRSFVGKAWPADMARIYSGAKIVVNACVHRDVNMRVFEAMASGALLITDEADGLEDLFEDGKHFVLYSNDAELPDLIAYYLDHEAERSQIGEAGRQRVLQEHTYAQRAAEILETTRTFAGVSGRGGAASSEVGAYYECPRPELLPFIPLQARRVLDVGCGAGAFGWLLKRQRRNVEVTGLEIVERAAAQARRVLDHVLTGSIETMDLPFPDGHFDCIVCADVLEHLVEPAQAIRKLARVLAPDGLIVISIPNVRYHAVLESLSLGRWQYTDRGILDRTHLRFFTRPELEALIRDAGLDLCELAPLSTANEDAAPRREDGSVRLGKITIAGVDDADYTALRVYQYRVLAGHPGADRLACARLALENGHAEAAVTLALHAVGVDECERRRIAAKAHVRLGQLRQAETLLREALALRPESDEVQSELGTLLLGMNRVDAARPLLERAVAANPENGRALGALGLVNVAEHRAESAYEYLKKALETGYEHLPLFKHFMPLAEDLDRVEDALPVLERFADFYSGNSELACACAAWRLRAGDAAGARDRLETLLLFEPENPRAQELLRQIENLGSD